One stretch of Bacteroidia bacterium DNA includes these proteins:
- a CDS encoding PKD domain-containing protein, with translation MKNVILLLLTISVLVSCHEKGDIDKLIPPVDADFVIGNDNCKFPCDVSFINRSEYATNYRWNFGDGRASEETHEINPTHRYREEGTYEVTLVAHGPSGYAAVTKTVTISGTNTVSYFMNYKADGEAVSVMQFSATRDTTGGVNKIIISGTDASGQKPELLIYLEEPTDGFSNGLIADFNETTAPTQEITYMDTSGTVFSTGEDPAGMSVEFTILDYALDGMMEASFSGSVGTSGGETVDITDGTLKLMFDN, from the coding sequence ATGAAAAATGTAATCCTTCTTTTGCTAACCATTTCCGTATTAGTGAGTTGTCATGAAAAAGGCGACATTGATAAGCTGATACCCCCGGTAGATGCCGATTTCGTTATTGGCAATGATAACTGCAAGTTCCCGTGCGATGTTTCCTTCATAAATCGTTCGGAATACGCAACAAACTACCGTTGGAACTTTGGCGATGGCCGTGCTTCAGAAGAGACACATGAGATTAACCCTACGCACAGGTACAGAGAAGAAGGCACATATGAAGTAACGTTGGTGGCTCACGGTCCTTCAGGTTATGCTGCTGTCACCAAAACTGTAACCATCTCAGGTACCAATACGGTCTCTTACTTTATGAACTACAAGGCAGATGGGGAAGCCGTATCAGTCATGCAATTCTCGGCAACGCGGGATACCACAGGGGGAGTAAATAAAATCATCATAAGCGGAACGGATGCCAGCGGTCAGAAACCTGAACTCCTGATATACCTCGAAGAACCAACTGACGGATTCTCAAATGGTCTGATCGCGGATTTTAATGAAACGACTGCACCCACTCAGGAAATCACTTATATGGATACTTCGGGCACGGTATTCAGCACTGGGGAGGACCCGGCTGGAATGTCCGTAGAATTTACGATTCTGGACTATGCTTTGGATGGAATGATGGAAGCGTCCTTTTCCGGTTCGGTAGGTACCAGCGGAGGAGAGACCGTTGATATTACAGACGGTACCTTAAAGCTGATGTTCGACAATTAA